The Etheostoma spectabile isolate EspeVRDwgs_2016 chromosome 9, UIUC_Espe_1.0, whole genome shotgun sequence DNA segment GGTGCCACATTAAAGGTCTAGAAAAATGATGAAGTCCTTTCATGTTCATTTGGCCACTAGCTGTTAAGCTATCTTGCTCTCGCCCAAAGTGTTGGACAGATGATTGCTATCCAGACCCGTTCTAATATCTGGAAAATGTGGCTGTGGGAGTTGGTAAGGTCGGATCATTTGAGGCCATTTGGAACCATTCAAGATAAAGTTACTTTTCTCTAGCACAGCCAGAGACCATCAAGTGTCCATTCCTACCAGTAGAGGGTAGCTCTACCATACATCAGATAACCAGCATGCCTGAGGAGGAATCTCAAATCCAGCCTTCCCCTGTAAATTGAGGAATACCGAAATTACCTCATCAACGGTTCCACTCATTTAACAGTGACCGCAACCTGCAAATATGACAATCTACTCGGTCTGTATGTGTTAAGAATTtgatcacagtaaaaaaaaaggtggaaatACAAAGTAAACAGTACTACATGACTTAACTGCTAGTTAATAGCGTGCTTTATTAACAGTGGGATTGTTGTATACTTAGGGGCAATTAATACATAATATAGCCTATCGTATTGgttggatgtacagtatattatctCATATTTCCAAATAATACCATATCATTTGTTTGGAGATTGGCTATGTTCCTAagtaaaatttaaagaaaagaaaagaacgcACAATGCTGAAATAAATTCTAACTGTACTGAATCTGGTGTTTCCTCACCTTTTGGTCAACATTGTGAAACAGTCAGCATGCTAGAAATATTTTTAGGCTGCTTTGGTTAATACTGCTCAATCTACAGGAAGACACAGGGCGTCAAAGTTTGGAGAACAAAGGGTGTAATGCCTCACCTTGTTCTCTTCTGTGCGCGAGGATTGGACTGCATTGTCAAAGAAAGCAGATGATTGGTTAATTTTTGTGTCAGTCAACTTGTTAACATTTTTGATTGGTCGAAAACGACGTTCCTAAACTCACGTGCTTGTTCTCTTACTCGAAGGCGGTGTCCTTTAGCTGCCGGTGAGGAggagtgttgttgtttgtgggGAAAGTACTTAAAAAGTGCAAAAACTAGTCTTCTACAATGGGAACCCGAGATGACGAATACGACTATTTGTTCAAAGGtaatttctattttaattgtGGATAAATGACAGCGTGGTAGTCATCTTTATAAAAGTTCGACGACAGCAACTGAGGAAGTCAACTTAGCCAGCGTTAATGCTAAAGTTAGCTCTACTAGTAGCAAAGTGGCATTCGATAACCTGAAACCTGTAATGCAAAACCTGTACTCGCTATTATAAGTACACGCTATCATAGCATTGTGTAATGCCACTAAAACACTTGGTCTTAAGTAGCTAAGCGCTGTATTTACTCGCCAATAGGCGAATCCAGTGATGGCAGTTAACGCTAGTGACTTGCTAACATTAGGCAAATAAGTAGCTATGTaagtaagctaacgttagcttgctaacaggGTAGCTAATGTTACTCAGCCTTGTTAAAATCATTTGTGACGACCTCAAGTGTACTTAAAACCACAAGCTCTTCAACAGCCGCCCTCTGTTGTGAAAGACAgaagctttattttaaaattggttCCCTTTACAAGTCTTCTAGCTAACTTTAAAGCTAAGACTGACGTCATTCCGCTATCTTGCTGACGTCGTCAAACAGTGAGCATAATAAATGTTGCTTGAAATATTGATCGAAGCTGCTCCTGCTCACACTATGAGCTGTCATGCACTACTTTAAACATGTAAGTAAGCATatcaaaatacatgttttacttttcatctttaatcagtattttttacagcagagatggatagatactttattaatcccttagGGTAATTTAAGTCTCATACCGTTCATTCACTCagcaaaaaagacaacaacactCAATGAAACAACATCCAATGAAAGCCATAAAAAATAGTCAAGAAAGTCAGAAAAGGAACTAAACTCAAACTAAGACCTACTGTAAGTTAGTACTAAATGTGTGCACCGTACTTTAGTGGGCAAGTAGGTAATATCATGTGCTGTAGAGCAAGCAATCATGATTGCTATCTATCATCAGTGCTGTCATAAAATACTGATTGAAGGTTAAAAGCACCGCTTACTGTTTATGGTTCGTCAAACTAATGTATGGCTAATGcgcaatgtttttatttattttttttgctgtgtgtattttggtTCTAGTCGTACTAATCGGAGACTCTGGCGTGGGGAAGAGTAACCTGCTGTCCCGCTTCACAAGGAATGAGTTCAACCTGGAGAGCAAGAGCACCATCGGGGTGGAGTTCGCCACCCGCAGTATCCAGGTGGACGGCAAGACGATAAAGGCTCAAATCTGGGACACAGCTGGACAGGAACGCTACAGAGCAATCACCTCAGCgtgagtattattattattattattatttttattatttatttatttatttttgactgcAATATCTGCTGGTTTTGAGATAGTCTGGTTTGTCAAAGGCTAGGGCTGTTTCAGCCCATTAGGATATTGAATTTCATGCACATAGTATCCTTTTTTCAATCCCGCCTTGAAACTTTAATtctaataaattaaacataaaatgaCTTTAATTAGTTTATTTTATGTAACATAGTATATAGTAGCATAACATGTGTTGGATTATCTACAgatatatttcaattaaattagtttttcaattaaattagtttttttatattatatatatatatatatatatatatattatataaatcaTACATATTGCTAATTTTCACATTTACTATAGCAGTATACAAGCAGATAAAGTTAATTGATTTGAGAAACTGCCATTTTAATTGTTTCTacctgaaattatttgaaaaatgtatgttttcattATAAACGGATCAAATTTGCACATTGCCGTTTTTGATTCATCAATTTCTTTACTCTGCGGTCACCAGGTATTACCGGGGTGCAGTTGGAGCTCTCCTGGTTTACGACATCGCCAAGCACCTGACATACGAAAACGTTGAGCGCTGGCTGAAGGAGCTGAGGGACCACGCTGACAACAACATCGTCATCATGCAGGTCGGAAACAAGAGCGACCTGCGCCACCTCAGGGCGGTGCCCACTGACGAGGCTCGAGCCTTTGCaggtaaattattattaatggtTTCTATTACTGAAAAGCATTGCATTTAAAATAGTCATGCAATTTAAGTGTAATATTTTGTCTGAAGCTGAAGCTGCCTGTTGTTAACATGCATTCAAATTGCTTTAATGTGTGAAACACTCCATTCTGTCCTCCAGAAAAGAACGCTATCTCATTCATTGAAACCTCCGCCTTGGATTCCACTAATGTGGAAGAAGCCTTTAAGAACATTCTCACAGGTAGGCAAAGTCATAAAATCAAGATcaagataactttattgtcccctgagggaaatttgtcttgggcatcagTACTACATTATGCTGCTGTAAACATCATTAAACACAGACTTTACACTCGCATACGAGATACAATCCACCCTACATTGCAGACAATGCACAAGTAACCAATGACCCTCGCCTGTCAATTGATAACCAAGTATATACaacctgaataataaaaacagataattcAGTATAAATTGCACTAGAGCacatataaaagaaaacaatatgacagaaacaaaatacaaccGCCACAATACTATATAACAAAATCACATAAGATCAGGAACAAACCGCTTACTGTGAATCTCCTGGTAATGTAACATTAGGTTTTATTTAACAGTTACTGTTTTCTTTCACAGAAATCTATCGTATTGTATCTCAGAAGCAAATATCGGACAGATCTGCAAATGATGAGTCTCCAGGCAACAACGTAGTAGACATAAGCCTCCCCCCAACCTCAGACGGGCAGAGGGGCAGCAAACTCCCTTGCTGCCAAAGCCTGTGATGCTCTTATCTTCTTTTCCTGTCTGACTCTCTCAGTTTTTCCTCTCTTCACCTCTGGTTTACTTCAGATGTCATGCTGCTGTCATCATAATACCTTCATGGGTATTTAACATTCCTTTTTTGCTGGTttcttcttgtttgtttgtcttcctCTGGATTCAGAAGAACCTGTCTGCAATCATTTACAGCCTCATAATAACCtgcagaaggagagagagtaaaGCTCTTATGATGTTGATCTTGAAGCtaacttctttttaattaactaGCCTTTATGGTCCCATTGACCTGTTCCTGTAGAAGGAGTGGTGAGGGATCAGTAGACCTGTGTATTACGGGGTTTCTACTTGCTTCCTTTTCTCGGCTTTCAATGAAACAGACTTTTGCCATGATCTGCTACAGTGGAATCCCAATTTGATGTCTGGTTGACCTGATTCTGCCTATCATGCAATACAGGTGTAGAAGAGGAGACGCAAAGACGGTACCACTGGTATATGGATGTGTACTCTGTCTGGAGTTTCTATTTGCCTCTTTAATTTTCCTCTTTGAGCCATGTGTCCACCGTGGCATGATATTAGCATGAGCCAGGTAACAGGCTGGCTGTGACTGTCTGACTTAATATGGGCAAGTGTGAAACAAAttgagtgtttttatttgtttgggagtgagtgagtgtct contains these protein-coding regions:
- the LOC116696110 gene encoding ras-related protein Rab-11B, producing the protein MGTRDDEYDYLFKVVLIGDSGVGKSNLLSRFTRNEFNLESKSTIGVEFATRSIQVDGKTIKAQIWDTAGQERYRAITSAYYRGAVGALLVYDIAKHLTYENVERWLKELRDHADNNIVIMQVGNKSDLRHLRAVPTDEARAFAEKNAISFIETSALDSTNVEEAFKNILTEIYRIVSQKQISDRSANDESPGNNVVDISLPPTSDGQRGSKLPCCQSL